Genomic segment of Pochonia chlamydosporia 170 chromosome 1, whole genome shotgun sequence:
CCATGGCGACTTTCTCAACGGCTGGGCGGACCAAGGTGCTCTTGATCGCGCCATTGATACTTGCACTGGTCCCAATGGTGTTAATGACGCCGGATGCAGCTTGAATGTTGGCCCCGATGGTCCTGGACATGCTAGCCCTCAACCAGTTGAGGTTGCGCCTCCCAAGGAGGAGATTGGCTTTAACGGACCGCTTGATACGTTGCCAGGTAACAATCCTGTTACGGGACAGCCAGTTCAGGGGTAAAACTTTGTAGCACGGGAAGCGGTTGTTGCGATCTTGGAGCGCGTGCATTACAAGCGTCTAGTTGGTCTAGCATTGCGAAATTGATCAGAATGACTATTGCTTACGTCTACTGCGTCGTGTGTCGATGAACCTAGAGTTTCCTGGCTACCCAAAACTGAGCATTGTACGCATTCTTGGTCAAGGCCATGTGATCAAAGCTGTAAACAGCCTCTATACTCCGCACCGTCTGTTCCGAATAGGTTGGAGTACCACAAACTGCGTCAGTCTCTAGAAATTGGAAGCCCATTGCTTCTGTGACGGTGAGGATGTCTTCCAGGCTGAGCTGCACAAAGGGTCTAGTGCCGTAGAGCAGCGGACCAAGATTGATCCAAACACCTCCTTTCCTGAGCACATCCTTGATGGTGTCGAAATATGACATGAGGTTTCTTGCCGTGTCGATGAAGAAGTAGGTTAGGACTGCATCATAGTGCTCTGACTGATGTTTGAACTCGGTGGTGAAGTCACCTTCAACCATGACGACTCTGGATGGGCTGAAAGATACATCTGGGAAGCGTACCGCGCGATTCATGTTGTCGCCTGTTGCGTGATGTGaccagccatcaacaaaggGGTGAACAGATTGTGAGAGTGGCGTTGTTTGGGTTTCAAGAAACCTATATATCACATTCATGTACATGGACCACTCGTTGACGGTGACTTCGAACCCTGTACAAGAATTAGAATATGCAACAGAATTCCCATGGTAGTAAGACGAACCACCAAGGTGACCGATTTCGTGACCCAGCCTGCCTAGACCTGCGCCGGGTAGTAATATACGAACATCTTCTTGCAGGCGATTTCGATCTGGATACAGCTGTTCCAGTGTATTACTGAGGCATGCAAATGTGGTATTCCTTTCATTAAGTCCCTCACTCGTCCAGTCACGAACAATGTGCTTTAGAGACTGGGAAATGGATACTTTGTCCGCATGTCTTCCCTCAGCTTCTCTTTCGCGTATATGATCCTGTAGTTCTTTCATTCCAATATTGTAGAAGCTTAGCGCAGCTTGGACAATATCATCGCATACATGTTGATTCGTGGCGAGCTTTTGCTCAACTTGCTTAAACTTAGAGGAATAGCCCAGGTGTTTCTCGAGCAGCTGTTGATCCAAGTCCTTGTTATTAACACTTTCTCAGGAAACTCGTGACAGAGTATTCGTTACTCACTTGCTTCTGGGGTCTGGATACATGCTTGTAAAGACCCCTAAGCCGATCTATGTCCGCCCTCTGGAGTTCGTAATATTTGGAAAACCCGTAAAGTGCGTCAAGAAGCCGATAGCGAGGATGATTTGGCGACCATGTTCCATAGTCCCGGGAAAGCGTTGACAACAGTCTTTCTCTCTCGACGTCGTTTTTCGTCGCCTCGGCAGTTTGAATCTGCTGCTCGAATGTGACCTCTAAATTGTGTATTTCCACCAGAGTTTCTTCCGGCTGGACACGAATGGCATGAGCCAATAATCTCCAGGCAATTGTATGGTGGAAGGGGTGTGACAAACCAAGAAGGTTTCTGACGAGTTGCTTGGGCTGTCGACGATTTCGGCCTTCCCGCCTTCAGCTGCGAGACTTGAGCTTGGGTATCCCAGTATTCCGAGTACCAGTGGAGAGAATACCACCTTCCTGAACAAGGAGGTCCTCATGTCGTATTGCAGGACATATGTGATTTATCTTAGCTTATGAACGACAGAAGGGCTGCTTAGAGCTGTTGTAAACTTTTTGTTTCGTCACTTGAGATATCTGAAAGCCAATGCATTTTCCGCTGGTTGTGGGAGGACCTTGAtggttcatgttggcattggTCTTGGCATGCAACGCCACAATCATGATCGCAACTGACGCATTTTGGCGTCTTGATCTCCGCAAGTGGGAGTTCTCATAAGCTTAATTCAGTTAAATCTTATTTCTAAACAACCGAAATAATGCTCAGCAGGGGATTGTAAACGCAGCAGGTCTCAAGAACTCACATGCTTACTAGGATTTAACTATAGATGCCAAATCAGGGTTTCTCTGACTTTAAGAAAGTCTATTATGTTTTTATTAGTGCAGGTGAGACAAACAAGAGTGCTATAATCTTATGAAAAGACATTTGGAGTTATATGTCTAGATTGGAACGCATATGTTTGCCTCGTCGTCCAGCCAGCTCACGCATCGGCCGATCTTGGCAGTAGGGGAACACCCTGGCGACGTGATTGACATCTGGTTCGATTATTAGGTTAGTTACGCTCAATGAGGAAGCTTAACATATTCCAAACTTTCTTGATGCCTCCATAATATCTTGCCGGGTGGATTTATGGGCATTATAGACATAGATATGATCCACTATGGTTCTCACATGCCCTAATAGGAACAGCCTGCAGCAGTACCATATTGTCTTGAGAACATCGCGGGAAATATAAAACCCATGATTCAGCGCTGCCGCTGGTTTCCGTACTTAACACTTTGCAATTTCAACTTGACGCTGACACAGTGCTGTCAGGGTAGCCATGCTTTCCATCAAGAAACTCGCACTAATCTTAgtagcaacaacaccacttGGCAATGGCTCACCTGTGGCTTACACCAATGGTGCTGGTGCTATCCTGGGAAAGTATATTGTTACACTAAAAGACGGTATTAGCACCAATGACTTTAATACTCATGTGAACTGGGTGCGAATTGCTCATGAGCACAGCCTCGGCCGCAGACAACTTGGATTTTCCGGGGTTGAGAAAACGTACAGCGTAGGAACCTTCAATGCCTACGCTGGCCactttgacgacgaaacTCTGGAGAGAATCAAAAGCAGCGCTGATGTAAGTTCCCTGTAAAGCAGGTGGCGGTTATAACACCCTCTTCCCTAGAATTGAGAACTAAATTGAGTAATTGAAGGTTGCGGATATTGAGCAACAGGCCCTGTTTTACCCCCATGGGTGGGCTGTTCAGAAGAATGTGACGCATGGTCTTGCCACGATTTCGCATAGGGAGCCCGGATCAAACGAATATGTATATGACGAGAGTGCCGGTGCCGGAACTACTGTATATGTTGTCGACAGTGGTATTCAGCTCGATCATCCAGAATTTGAGGGCCGCGCCACGCACGGATTcaatgcaatgcaaacagTGCCTGATGACGATGTAATGGGACACGGCACCCACGTCGCTGGGATCGTTGGTAGCAAGACATTTGGTGTTGCTAAGAAGACGAAGCTGGTGAGCGTCAAGATATTCCATGACTCAGGCTCTACAACCCAGATCATTTTGGACGCGATTGAGTGGACTATTAAGGATATTACTGCCAAAGCGATCCAGAACCGAGCTGTTATTAACATGTCCTTCGGTATGTATGACTTGGCTTTCTATCATATTGTCGCCTGGCGATGAATTAGGCCGGCTGATAGTATTATTGCTATAGGTGGTGCGGACTCTGCTGCGACAAATAAGATGATAAAAGCTGCATACGACGCAGGGATTCTGTGTGTTATCTCGGCTGGTAATGAGGGAAAGGATGCTAACCTTTCGTCCCCTGCCAACTCACCCCATGGCATCACGGTAGCAGCAGTTGATCTCAACTGGAGGTTATGGAAACACTCTAATTACGGTTCAGTCGTTCATGTTTTGGCTGCGGGCGAAGATGTCCTGTCTCTCTTCCCTACTAACAAGACTCTTCTCATGAACGGCACCTCGCAAGCGGCACCGCAtgttgctggcttggctgcctACCTGATTGCTGCTGAAAAGCCCAATTCCGCGAAGGAGCTCAAGGATCGCATAATATCTTTGGGGACGAGCGGCAAAGCCACCAATGTCCCGCCAGGCACCGTAAATTTGGTTGCCTTCAATGGTCGTGGAGACGGAATAAATGACAGGCCAAACGAAAAAGAAGTCAGCAAGGCTTAATTAGGCTAGTAGGGTTCAGTGATGATTACATACCCAATAGTATGTATTTCCCAGATATCCGATGCTAGAAGTTATAATTGCGCAATTCGACAAGATAGGCTTGGTGCGTGCCAGACAACTGCCGGGGATAAAGAGACTTGGCCTGTgccaccaacacatcacaaTGACTTTGGATAATCACAACTAGCTGATCTATCGATTTTAATTTTATTATATCTCCGTGAATTGCTATCGAAAGTTTTGTATCATGAATGGCAGAGCACTGTCTGTTGTGAGCTTATTCCACGCCGAGTGACACCGTTGATGGGGGCTCGGGATGTCCGTAGCGCTCCGCGATTGTGATTTGGAAACGCTAACTCGCATGTTTAATACCAAAAGGAACTAGTAGCACCTTTGCCGGTGCGTGTTGTTCATTTTTGCTAACCGGGTAGTACTGTAAACAAAACGGTAGTATCAACATCGCGGGGGTCGATCAACAACTGTCATTGGGCTAAGGCCATAGCAGAGCCAAATGGCGTGATCTAGTTCAACTATGACAGCCGTACGCCACAACAGGCATTGTACTTGAACGGCATATCAACAAAGACAAGCTTACAACTCAAATGCGACTGACCATTGCTTTTTTGGATCATCAAATAAAGAGAAAGTGAGACATTTCACTCTTGTTGACGATCATGCAGCAATCGCTACTGCAAGGCTAGGGCCCAGGGATAGGACCATCGGCACTAAACAGCGTTACTCTTGGTAGATGTCGCCATTTTGGTTTCAATGGAGTGAATTTGCGTCGGTGTAGATCGAAATGTCCCCAAGACAAAATTCACTTGCGTCATATGCCGCGAAATTGGGTATTCAGTCATGGTTGTAAGCAGTGCCGTTGCCCTCGTCGGAGATGGACATAAATAGGACGGCAAAATCGCAGATGTTCTGTTTGTAGTTTTTGAGTTGACCCCTCTTCCGTTCTTTTCGTCAGTACAAAGTAGGTTCTCTTTGTGCTAGCTCGAGCTGCTCAATTagccatcaacagcaatgaaGCTTAACTCTGTGACGGCTCTCGTAGCCTCGTGCCTTGTCGGATCCGCGTTGGCCGCACCTCGTTTAGAGACGAGAGATGAAGACAAATTCAACCAAGGCCTACCAATTAGTAAGACTGGGAAAGGAGGCCCAATTAGTGGTAGGTTTTTGACGCGTTACAATTGAAGTTTGTTCGTATATCTGATCTTATTCCAGGCGGTACCAACCACGAACTTGACTTGCAGAACCCCGATAATCTTGGGCGACAATCAACTGATAATGGTATCGTTCCAAACTTGAAGTGGAGCTTTTCCGACTCCAAGACAAGACTTCTCAAAGGTGGCTGGGTTCGAGAGCAGGTCATCCAAGATCTACCTCAGAGTCACGACATTTCGGGAGCCCAGCAGCACTTGAAGAAAGGTGCTATCAGAGAACTCCACTGGCACAGAGTTGTACGTAAATTCACCTTTCGAATATATGTAAAAAGGTTGTGCTCACCCATTCAATCTCCCTAGGCCGAGTGGGCGTTCGTATACAAAGGTCGCATCCTCGTCTCTGCGGtcgatgagaatggcaaatACCAGGCCGAAGAGCTCAACTATGGCGATATTTGGTACTTTCCCAAGGGTGTCGCCCATACTGTACAAGgccttgaggatgaaaaCGAGTTCCTGCTGGTCTTTGACGAGGGAGATTTCGACAAAGTCGGGTACGCAACACAAACGCGGAACTGTTGACACTTTTTGCTGACTTAGATCTAGCACCACGTTCAACATTGATGACTGGCTGGCGCATACGCCGAAGGACATTCTTGCAAAGAATTTTGGCGTACCTGAATCCGTCTTTGATAACATCCCTACACCTAATCCGTACATCCTGAATGCCACTGTCAGCGAGAGGAACGTCACAGGTGCAGTTACGCCCGTCGCTTCTGGCAACAGTTCGTTCGTGTATCGCACTCTAGAGCATCCCGCCGAGAAGATTGGCGGAAAAGGAGGCGTCTTCCGTAAAATTGATTCGACCAATTTTCCGATTTCGAAGACGATTGCTGCAACATTCGTAACCCTCAAACCTGGTGGTTTGCGAGAACTCCACTGGCACCCTAACGTATGCTTCAACCCTTGCTCGAATATCCCGGCTCATATGAACGAGTCGCTAATCAATACTTCCAACAGGCTGAAGAATGGCTGTATTTCCATCAGGGAACTGCGCGGGCTACTGCATTTATTggcaacgccaacgccaggaCTTTTGACTTTAGAGCAGGTGACACCGCCGTCTTCCCCGACAACTCTGGGTAAGTCGTTTTCCTTTGCCGCTTTTGCTGTCTTGTTTCTTCGCCTTGTCCGAAAGAGCCCGACATTCTAACGGAGATATAGACACTATATTGAGAACACCTCCAAGACCGAAGACCTCATCTGGATTGAGATCTACAAGTCTGACCACGTGGCCGACATTCCTCTTACCCAATGGCTCGCCCTTACACCACCTGATGTTGTCTCACAGGCCCTTAAGGTCCCTattgagtttgttgagaagctcaagaaggagaagcaagttTTTGTCGAATAGATAACATGTCCAAAGCACTGGGGCCAACTATTCATCCGGCATCTGTGTACATAGTTCAATTCACTTTCATAGGGGATAAGGCTTATTGTAGTAGTGTTCTACAATGAATAATTTTTAATGGCCAATTGGCCGAGAGATGTCGTATGAACCCCGTCGAGCAACTTACACTTTTGAGCATACGCGCGCCGTACGTGATCTCGAGGCTCGGAACGGTGCAGCATGGAGAGATGcgtcgtcaatgttgctgaTTGATTGAGGCTGCAAAATTGCCTGGGCGTGTGGTCCAAACGGCTAGGCCTAGGTTAGGATGTGGGCCTTGAACCACCGAA
This window contains:
- a CDS encoding Subtilisin-like serine protease PR1J (similar to Metarhizium acridum CQMa 102 XP_007807911.1) yields the protein MLSIKKLALILVATTPLGNGSPVAYTNGAGAILGKYIVTLKDGISTNDFNTHVNWVRIAHEHSLGRRQLGFSGVEKTYSVGTFNAYAGHFDDETLERIKSSADVADIEQQALFYPHGWAVQKNVTHGLATISHREPGSNEYVYDESAGAGTTVYVVDSGIQLDHPEFEGRATHGFNAMQTVPDDDVMGHGTHVAGIVGSKTFGVAKKTKLVSVKIFHDSGSTTQIILDAIEWTIKDITAKAIQNRAVINMSFGGADSAATNKMIKAAYDAGILCVISAGNEGKDANLSSPANSPHGITVAAVDLNWRLWKHSNYGSVVHVLAAGEDVLSLFPTNKTLLMNGTSQAAPHVAGLAAYLIAAEKPNSAKELKDRIISLGTSGKATNVPPGTVNLVAFNGRGDGINDRPNEKEVSKA
- a CDS encoding oxalate decarboxylase family bicupin (similar to Coccidioides immitis RS XP_001244666.1) — protein: MKLNSVTALVASCLVGSALAAPRLETRDEDKFNQGLPISKTGKGGPISGGTNHELDLQNPDNLGRQSTDNGIVPNLKWSFSDSKTRLLKGGWVREQVIQDLPQSHDISGAQQHLKKGAIRELHWHRVAEWAFVYKGRILVSAVDENGKYQAEELNYGDIWYFPKGVAHTVQGLEDENEFLLVFDEGDFDKVGTTFNIDDWLAHTPKDILAKNFGVPESVFDNIPTPNPYILNATVSERNVTGAVTPVASGNSSFVYRTLEHPAEKIGGKGGVFRKIDSTNFPISKTIAATFVTLKPGGLRELHWHPNAEEWLYFHQGTARATAFIGNANARTFDFRAGDTAVFPDNSGHYIENTSKTEDLIWIEIYKSDHVADIPLTQWLALTPPDVVSQALKVPIEFVEKLKKEKQVFVE